A genomic window from Spirochaetota bacterium includes:
- a CDS encoding FtsX-like permease family protein, with translation MSLLVGGIGIMNIMLASILERTKEIGLCRAVGAKKIEIRLQFLLEAVLLTILGGLLGIVLAFIISAVITLIWHMPTRVTLSS, from the coding sequence ATATCGCTCCTCGTAGGCGGCATCGGCATCATGAACATCATGCTCGCATCGATACTTGAGCGTACGAAGGAGATAGGTCTCTGCCGCGCTGTGGGCGCAAAAAAGATAGAGATACGCCTGCAGTTCCTGCTCGAGGCGGTTCTCCTTACGATACTGGGCGGGCTGCTCGGCATCGTGCTTGCGTTCATCATCTCGGCGGTGATAACGCTTATCTGGCATATGCCCACGCGCGTTACGCTCTCATCATGA
- a CDS encoding carbohydrate binding domain-containing protein → MESHIFVSLHAALKRTIPLCIAAVCVSTVYSQNLVKNPGFEDSADKSWSANNWAKNEVTADFDAGSPHSGKLCFRISMTRVVKTAHFQFWQALSVTPGMQVEFRFWVRGKTGTKPLQAQFRKVGAPYTAYFETTVPLDEVWREHIFTLTLPPNTDPADTGLMFNLLEESALWLDDVSVMLSQKAMIETPAVLTLQEALPDRFDIEMLGNNGFEQTAQQNGIANGWMDDSSWAPVKVAYSADTLTPHSGKCAQKVECTEFKGGAVVFRSLESIVMGRAKTYRIALWMKGETALPVYVQLRKKPAPYTTYMERRFTISPEWQECVVEDIAPVNDTDAGVFISMKASGTLFIDDISCRQMRGEAANLTNFITPGVKIPPTYIGNHLHRANTTTPWPNVPFKTWRLLDYFSMWSQLEPVKGRWDFTALDRCVALAIEHDVEPLMMLWNTPAWASARPNDKAAYHHLPGIVAEPKDIEDWKNYVRTVSERYKGKIRYYEVWNEPNDMLFFSGKVEDLVELTRTARRVLKAVDPGSKVVSAGIVHASDYLDSFLAKGGKDACDIVGYHFYPAGQTGTPESEMLEIHRVQKIMAKHGIADRELWNTETGWTIHSETIQPTKAFGYDRAIQPRTAADYLARHFVLSWGMGVDRFIFYAWDNKFMGGYEINEKDNTVAGDKPFMSEAFRSVNEWLVGAVMNAFSCDADGTWTAKVTRDNGYRASIVWNPEKEAELPLNPSWGLTKAKDLYGGTRAITGAVSIKVSSSPLLLE, encoded by the coding sequence ATGGAGAGCCATATTTTTGTTTCTCTTCACGCAGCGTTGAAGCGGACAATACCGTTGTGTATCGCAGCGGTCTGCGTATCGACAGTGTACTCGCAGAATCTTGTGAAGAATCCCGGGTTTGAGGACAGCGCCGACAAGTCATGGTCGGCAAATAACTGGGCGAAAAACGAAGTCACTGCGGACTTCGATGCGGGATCCCCTCATAGCGGAAAGCTTTGCTTCCGGATATCAATGACCAGGGTGGTGAAAACGGCGCATTTCCAGTTCTGGCAGGCGCTCTCGGTCACACCGGGCATGCAGGTGGAATTCAGGTTCTGGGTGCGCGGCAAGACAGGAACGAAACCCCTGCAGGCGCAGTTCAGGAAAGTCGGCGCGCCGTATACCGCTTATTTCGAAACGACCGTACCGCTCGACGAGGTATGGAGAGAGCATATCTTCACACTGACGCTGCCGCCGAACACCGATCCTGCGGATACGGGTCTCATGTTCAACCTGCTTGAAGAGAGTGCACTCTGGCTTGACGATGTGAGTGTGATGCTTTCGCAAAAAGCAATGATCGAAACACCGGCTGTCCTCACACTGCAGGAAGCTTTGCCCGACCGCTTTGATATCGAGATGCTCGGCAACAATGGGTTTGAGCAAACCGCGCAACAGAACGGCATTGCCAATGGATGGATGGACGATTCCTCATGGGCGCCGGTGAAAGTCGCCTATTCTGCCGACACGCTGACGCCTCATTCGGGAAAATGTGCGCAGAAGGTCGAATGCACGGAATTCAAAGGAGGCGCGGTAGTGTTCCGGTCCCTGGAAAGCATTGTGATGGGAAGGGCCAAGACATACCGCATCGCACTCTGGATGAAAGGGGAGACCGCGTTGCCGGTATATGTACAGCTCCGCAAGAAACCCGCGCCATATACGACCTACATGGAACGGCGATTCACCATCTCCCCGGAGTGGCAGGAATGTGTCGTCGAGGATATCGCACCGGTGAACGATACGGATGCGGGCGTGTTCATTTCGATGAAAGCGAGCGGCACATTGTTCATCGATGACATTTCATGCAGGCAGATGCGCGGGGAAGCGGCGAACCTCACCAACTTCATAACGCCGGGAGTAAAGATACCGCCGACCTATATCGGGAATCATCTGCATAGGGCGAATACGACGACGCCATGGCCGAATGTGCCGTTCAAGACATGGCGATTACTGGATTACTTCTCCATGTGGTCGCAGCTTGAACCGGTGAAGGGACGCTGGGATTTTACCGCGCTTGACCGCTGTGTCGCCCTTGCCATAGAGCATGATGTTGAACCCCTCATGATGTTGTGGAATACACCCGCATGGGCATCCGCGCGGCCGAACGATAAAGCCGCGTATCATCACCTTCCGGGCATCGTTGCCGAACCGAAGGATATCGAGGATTGGAAGAACTATGTTCGCACCGTCAGCGAACGCTACAAGGGAAAGATACGGTACTATGAGGTCTGGAACGAACCGAATGATATGTTATTTTTTTCCGGCAAGGTCGAGGACCTCGTCGAGCTTACCCGGACGGCGAGACGTGTCCTTAAGGCGGTCGACCCCGGTTCGAAAGTCGTTTCTGCCGGCATCGTCCATGCCTCGGATTATCTCGATTCATTCCTCGCGAAAGGGGGCAAGGACGCATGCGATATCGTCGGGTATCATTTCTATCCGGCGGGACAGACCGGAACGCCTGAGTCCGAGATGCTTGAGATACACCGTGTACAGAAAATAATGGCAAAGCACGGCATCGCCGACCGCGAGCTCTGGAACACCGAAACCGGATGGACCATCCATTCCGAAACGATACAGCCGACAAAAGCCTTCGGTTATGACAGGGCAATTCAGCCGCGGACCGCCGCGGACTATCTCGCGCGCCATTTCGTGCTGTCGTGGGGCATGGGTGTCGATCGATTCATCTTCTATGCATGGGACAACAAATTCATGGGCGGGTACGAGATCAATGAGAAGGATAATACGGTCGCCGGCGATAAACCGTTCATGAGCGAGGCCTTCCGCAGCGTTAATGAATGGCTCGTGGGCGCAGTGATGAACGCGTTTTCCTGCGATGCGGATGGAACGTGGACGGCGAAAGTAACGCGAGACAACGGGTATCGTGCGAGCATTGTCTGGAATCCAGAGAAGGAAGCGGAGCTCCCGCTGAATCCATCCTGGGGTCTTACGAAAGCGAAGGATCTTTACGGCGGCACTCGTGCAATAACCGGTGCCGTATCGATAAAGGTGTCATCCTCGCCGCTTTTACTGGAATAG